Proteins co-encoded in one Rhopalosiphum maidis isolate BTI-1 chromosome 2, ASM367621v3, whole genome shotgun sequence genomic window:
- the LOC113554599 gene encoding alpha-tocopherol transfer protein-like codes for METLEKYFKVTAQQEYEKNPKLSVTDVEELLKWSDENINLYGKLVDIQIIMFLHACNHDKEYAKKVITQCYNLRAKKCTPFFAARDPAHPFNQKQLDVVNINIIPDEENQYSYIWSQLKIVDASQYYPTVASKLTFMAIELDQIEYGTKSGYRMVLDSNHFSLSHALRYSLTNARNLMLYVQEGTPFVIDKIYILNVTSGTERVYSMLKPFMSASLINKIIIKSVSKTSEFIKTLPQTVVPKDYGGLAPIMKETNEILKKKLLDNRDYFLDEEKFRNGCVKDEVDTTVGEDEKDNINSFKNLSID; via the exons atgGAAACTTtggagaaatattttaaagttactgCTCAGCAAGAGtatgaaaaaaatccaaaattatcTGTCACAGATGTAGAAGAGCTTCTAAAGTGGagtgatgaaaatataaatctatatggAAAATTGGTTG atattcagattattatgtttttgcaCGCGTGTAACCATGATAAAGAGTATGCAAAAAAGGTAATAACCCAGTGCTATAATTTAAGGGCTAAGAAGTGCACACCGTTCTTTGCGGCAAGAGATCCTGCACACCCTTTCaatcaaaaacaattagatGTTGT taacataaatataattcctgACGAAGAAAATCAATACAGTTATATATGGTCGCAACTGAAAATCGTGGATGCTTCACAATATTATCCAACCGTGGCGTCAAAACTAACTTTTATGGCAATCGAACTCGATCAAATCGAATATGGTACAAAGTCGGGGTACAGAATGGTACTGGATTCTAATCATTTCAGCTTAAGTCACGCATTACGTTACTCCCTAACAAACGCaagaaatttaatgttatatgtgCAG GAAGGTACACCTTTTGTGAtcgataaaatttatattctcaATGTTACCTCGGGAACTGAAAGAGTATACTCAATGTTGAAACCGTTCATGAGCgcttcattaataaataaa attattataaaatcagttTCGAAAACtagtgaatttataaaaacattgccACAAACAGTCGTGCCTAAGGACTATGGTGGCCTTGCGCCGATTATGAAGGAAACCAATG aaatcttaaaaaaaaaattattggataATCGCGATTACTTTTTGGATGaagaaaaatttagaaatggCTGTGTTAAAGATGAAGTAGATACAACAGTTGGTGAAGATGAAaaggataatataaattcttttaaaaatttaagcattgattaa